The Bradyrhizobium sp. WSM471 genome includes the window TTGGAACGGCGAGTTCTTGCGCTGGATGCCCCAGGCGAGCTGGTTCACCGTGCGCGGGTTGAAGTTCAGCCCGGCCTTGGCCGCCTCCTCGATCATCCAGAGCAGCGGATATTTGGACTCGCCGCTCTCGGCTTCCGGATAGCCGCCGCCGACGTCGCAATGCACGCCGGCGAACCACACCTGCAGGATGTCCTGCGGCTCCTTCTTCTCGTCGGGCACGTAGCGGTGGCGCCAGTACTCCTGCGGCTCCTCATACGCCTTGAGGCGGAACATGCGGCGCTGCTCGTCGATGGCGATCGCCTGCCGGAAGATGTTGACGCTCGGATTGCGCAGCGTGAAGGCGAGCTCCTCCAGGCTGAAGACGAGGAAGAAGACGTCGCGCCGCGGCACGATCACGCTCGCCACCGTGTCCCAGACGCCGATGAAGTGGATGGTCGGCCAGCGCGTCGAGGTGATGCGCGCGAATTGCGCGGCGAGGTCGAATTGGTCTTTCGGCAGCGGCCCCTGTTCGTCGACGGCGATGTCCTTGAGGTCCTCGACATCGTTGCCGCGCCCGGTGCCGGAATATTGCTTGTAGGCGACAAGGCCGGAGCCTGCGAGGTTGGCCTGCTCCGGCGAGATCAGGCCGATCTTGTGGATCAGCCCCGCCAGCACCCGCACCGTGTAGGCACCGCGCGAAAAACCGAACAGATAGATCCTGTCGCCCGGCGCGTAATGCTCGACCAGGAAGCAATAGGCCGACAGCACATTGTCATCGAGCCCGTAGCCGGTGGCGAGCCCCAGCACCAGATTGACGTTGGCTTTCCAGCGGTGCCACGTCGACGGCTCCGTCACCGTGCCGACCCCGGGATCGTAGAACACCATCTGCCGCGGCCGCGTCTTGTCGGTCTTGCGCAGGCAGCGATACAGCTTCAGGACGTTGGAGATGTTCTCCGAGATCTCGTTGCCGGTGCCGTCACAGCAGATGACGAGATTTTTCGGCTCGGATGTGTGGTCGGCGTTGCGCTCGTGCTCCACGGTACTCCCCTCCCGCTGATGCTACCCGGGCGAGTATAGCGGAAAACGGCGGGAGAAGGAGATGGTGGTGCAGGGCGCAGTGCCTGCTCTCCCTCGCCCCGCTTGCGGGGAGAGGGTGGGGTGAGGGGGAGCCTCAGCAAGCGAGGTGAGAGATGGACTCGCGGAGAGTCCCCCTCACCCGGAATCCGCGCGTTCCGCGCGAATTCCGACCTCTCCCCGCACGCGGGGCGAGGTGAAGAAGCACCTGCTCCGCGGCGATAGCTTTGATCCGCCCCGCTACTTCTTCTTCTGGCCGATCTCCGGCTGCCACGCCGCATCCTTGCGGCTGGGCGCTGCGGCGCTGGTCTTGATCTTGTCTTTCTTCGGCTTCTTGGTCTCGCGGTTGCTGCGTTGCTGTCCCTTGGCCATGATTTCGTCTCCTCCTGGGTTTCGAGTTCGTCCGCGTGAAATGGGCGCTGCAATGGTCGCCGGCGGGTTACGAGATACATCCGCCCGAGCCATTGAAGATCGCCGCTGCGCACACGAGGCGCGAAAGATGCAGCGCAACATCGACGCGCGGCAATTGCGTGAGCTGCGCTGACATGGTCGAGCGTACGCCCGCGCCCTGCCGATGGCGAGGACTAAAACGCCGCGCGCGCGTGTCGCGCTTGCCGCTTAAGTCCCGGCCGGCGCTGACATAAAGCTGGCTATTGCCGCGCAACGAGCGCATGGTTCGCCATGGCTGGCGTCGGTTGGGGCCCCTTCTTTGCGAAAGGCAGGCGCGCATGACCATCCGCTCGCGGCGAGAAACCATCACCTTCAAGCATCCATTCCACATCCGCGGCCTCGCGCGCGAATTGCCGGCCGGCGCCTATGAGGTCGTCACCGACGAGGAGATGATCGAGGGCCTGTCGTTCGCGTCCTATCGCCGCGTCGCCACCATGATCACGGTGCCCTCCGAAGGCGTGCGCGGTGCGACGGAGATGCTCTCGATCGGCTCGGTCGACCTTGCGGATGCCCAACGTATCGATGCGAGTGCCTGAAATGACTGACATCCCGGTCGATCTCGACAGCCACCGCGGCATGGCCGCCCAGAAGGCAACCGATCTGCGCCGCGCGCTGGCCGATGTCGAGGCCCAGGTCAGGGAGCTGCGCGAGCGCGAGGCCGAACTCGAAAACCGCATGATGTCGGTGCCCGCCACGTCCTGGCCCGAGGCCGCCGTGAAGGCCCGCCATCTGCTCAACCTCTACGCCGCGAGCCTGCCCGCCGAGGACACCCGCCACCGCGCGCTGGTGGCCGCACTGTTCGACGATTTCGCAAGACTCAACGGCGACGGCTGAAGCGAGCCAACTCGTGGCGCCATCGCGCAACGCTCGCAAACACACCCGTCGTCCTGGCGAAAGCCAGGACCCATAACCACCGAAGCGACTTGTTGTGCACCCTAGTGCCACAGCCTGCTTCGATAACGCCGACCGACGCCCCCGTGCGCAATTGCGCAATCCCGGCACGACGCGCGGACGCCAAAGGAGTACCCCATGACACTCACCAGCAGCCGCTTCATCGCCCACGACCAGGACCGCGGCATCGTCCAGTTCTCGATGCAGGACGGCAGCAAGGAGATCGCCTGCGCGATCTCGACCTCCGCCATGGACGACCTCGAGCGCGGCCCGCGCGCCAGGCCAAGCGAGCGCGAAGAGCAGTTCACGCGCCTGCGCGAACGCATCGAAGCCTGCACCGGACGCAAATATCAGGCGACGGAGTTCGAAGGCACGCCACCGGGAATCGTGCTGCGGAGCATTGATTTTCGGGGGTAGGGGAGGCGGGACGGGCTATTGCGGTTCGGTCTTGTGCATCGTGCGGAGGCAACGGTGCGGATTCTGAGTGTTGGAGATATTCTCGCCCATAGAGTTGCCGGTGCCGTTATAGCAACGTCACGAAGGTTTTAGGTCGTTCCGCGACGTGCTCCACGGTACATACCCTCTTGTGGTGCTACTGGGGCGGATGAGGAGAGTGGAGTGCGGTGCTAGGCGGTCCGCGTGACGCATACCTAATGCCTGCCGATCAACTGAATACTCTACCTAGGCGTTAGGTGCAGGATCAGCTCTCGAGCTGGTCGTCTAGCATTTCTTCCGGCCTTATTTCCGCGATTGTCACTTGTTCCGCCCAAAGTGCTGAAGTGGCTCGCAACTGATTTCTTGCGAACCTTAAAATGTCTAGCTGCGATCTTCTTTACTTGATCCCCGGAAAGTCCGTTTGAACAGGAGTGATCTGGAAACGTAACAATTACAGCTGCACGCTTCTTGGCGATTGCACCCAGAAGATCGTCGAATGCGTTTTCGGACTCGGATTGTACACTATATCGCGAACGTGGCCGTTGACGCTCTGGCGGATAGCGCCCCACTCCGCTTACTTCGATGCGTTCACCGCGTGCGATCGTTTCCAGCACATGATAAAATCTACTGTAGTGGACGCCTGAATAGGGCGGATCGATAAAAACTAGATCTCCTGCTTGGAGTTGAAGCGCCATCAAATTGGCGTCGATTTTCTTCGCATGCCCCACCCTCTGGGCGGATAGCGTAGCTAGTTCAATCAACTCCTTTTTGGTCTGGCCGACGACATCGCGTCTCCATGCCTCCTCTAAGAATCGTATCGCGGTGATCGTTGGTTGGAATGGCTGCGCGGTATGACCCGGACTGGCGGCGCAATGACTAGCCGCTCTGATTAGAGCGGCTAGCGCGACGCATCGTCGGTTACGATCTCCTGGCAGAGTGTTTCGGAGCGCGTCAATCCACACCGCTTGGGCGGCGCAAAAATAATGGCCACCATAGGCAGATGTGATCGGAAGTGCCTGTCTCTCGCACCACTCTCTTTGTGAGCGAACGATCCGCTTACTCACAGTTGCAGGAAGGCAAGGGGTCGATTGGTGCTGTTTGGAGAACTCAGATGCGCGTCTGAACCAATTGTCCCACAGTCGTTGCGGATCAAAAGTCCGTTTGCGTGAGACGATAGCGTTGGCGAGAATAACGCTATAGGTTTGTAGATCGGTTGCGACCACCTCGATGTCAAAACGTTGAGCCACATGACTGGCGACTGCAGCCGATCCGGCAAATAGGTCAACAAACCTGGTGGCCTTGGGGACTTCGCGATCTAGTAACGTTCCTAAGCCGTTGCGTAGCATCGACCTTTTTGAGCCCATATACTTCATACTTGCTCATCCCCCCGGATGAATGTCACGGAATGGCGCCCCAGATTGCGGCCCGTTCGCAGCTGCCGAGATCTATGAGAGCTTCGTGAAGTTCGGCGCCTATCCGATAGAAAGTCTGCTTATTCTTTGCGTGTTTCGACTGAAAGTCCGCGACCTCGCCGAGTTGCAAGTCAATGTCCGCCCACAAGTCCGTAGGAGCTACGGCCGATCCTTCCCATAAGCCTCGAGCGCGTCCTAGGCCGCTTGACCAGAACTCAAGTTCGGCCTCGGTAATTCCAACAGAGCGAAATAGATCGGCAGCAGCGCCCGAGGCGGTGCGGAGGAGCAATGTGGCGCGCGAAGCAATAGTTTCGGCCCCGCTTCCAGAAATAGTGTTTGGCTCCCGTGAGCGGATAAGCACCAAAGAGTCTGCAGGCATGACCTTCCGCGTCAAAAAACGAACGATTTCGGCTTCGACCGGCGGATCAAAGTTCTGAGGCTTCACGATCTTGGTGACGTGACGTAGGAAGTCCGGTGCAGCCTGAGACGCCGCTCGACCAGAGAGCGCCTGGAAATGTGTTTCTATAGAGACGCGCAGAATGTGCCGATCGATAATATCAAACCGAGAATTGGCAGACGGCTCTAGAACTGACCACAACTCGCTGACGTAATTTAACACCTCAGCCGCCTCCAGTTCCCATGCCTTTGGCAGGCCGTCTGGTTGGTAGCTGGAGAGATTTCGCGCATCACGGTCATCAGGAAACGACTTCAGATCCATGCCCCATTGTCGGAACCATGCTTGGGCTTGTTTTGCGACGACGTTTGCACCCCCAACCGGATCAAACCACTGGGCCAAATCGAGCCCAAATGGACGAATCAATTTGATAAAGAGGTCTCCGGACGTAGAAAGAGACGACCAGTAGTCTAGGCATGCCCACGAAAAATCATGAGTTCCAGACTTGTTGTCCAACTGTTTTGCTTGATTTGCTGCCGTAATTGCAAAGTGATGATGATTGAAAATCCCAACACCCCGAGCAGCTAGCAGCGACTTCGTCGCGCGCAGCTCCGCGTAGTAAGCCAAATGTCTTGCGATATGCGGGTCGCCACGCAAGAGCGCGGAGATTGAGCGGCCAAGGTAACCCCATCCGTCCGCACAGTGTAGCAGGCAGCTCGCCGCAATGTACTGAGACAGGTCCCTTTGATGAGGGGCTCGTCCCGCTTTTATGTCGGCCTTCAGCTTCGTTAGGTCGGTAGCATAGGAATTCGACGAACCAAGCCATTGTGAAGACGACATGAACGCCTTCAGGCCCGCCAAAGTAGTTTCAATACTCCGAGGGTCAAGGTCCTTGATTGTTTTGCGATCGGTGCGGTTCAGAGCCATTGTCTTAAAGTCGCTTAGCCGCTTCCGCCACAGAACCCTTGCCGCTCTTCAATGTCTTAATCAGCTGAAGCCGCAGTTCTTTGTATCCGCTGCCCCCGCGGAAGCCGAGCTTCGGAACTCGCTCGCTTTCTGAAAGCTGCGGAGCTGCGCTTGTTCGCCAATCGAATTTGGTCAGTTGCGTCGCGATATCTCGCAGGAAGATTGCCGCCGTATGTTTTTGAAGAGTCTCTAACGCTAATGTCACGGCGTT containing:
- a CDS encoding DUF1488 family protein encodes the protein MTLTSSRFIAHDQDRGIVQFSMQDGSKEIACAISTSAMDDLERGPRARPSEREEQFTRLRERIEACTGRKYQATEFEGTPPGIVLRSIDFRG
- a CDS encoding DUF2235 domain-containing protein; translated protein: MEHERNADHTSEPKNLVICCDGTGNEISENISNVLKLYRCLRKTDKTRPRQMVFYDPGVGTVTEPSTWHRWKANVNLVLGLATGYGLDDNVLSAYCFLVEHYAPGDRIYLFGFSRGAYTVRVLAGLIHKIGLISPEQANLAGSGLVAYKQYSGTGRGNDVEDLKDIAVDEQGPLPKDQFDLAAQFARITSTRWPTIHFIGVWDTVASVIVPRRDVFFLVFSLEELAFTLRNPSVNIFRQAIAIDEQRRMFRLKAYEEPQEYWRHRYVPDEKKEPQDILQVWFAGVHCDVGGGYPEAESGESKYPLLWMIEEAAKAGLNFNPRTVNQLAWGIQRKNSPFQYVPPEYTGKTGELHDSMTAPWRVLEYLPKSATYREWPERKVFMGLYIPDCEPRPIPEGAHVHESVVKRMAVEPGYRPVNLPKDYVTVPMPVPPGVGAGGETGEIVVG
- a CDS encoding DNA adenine methylase, giving the protein MKYMGSKRSMLRNGLGTLLDREVPKATRFVDLFAGSAAVASHVAQRFDIEVVATDLQTYSVILANAIVSRKRTFDPQRLWDNWFRRASEFSKQHQSTPCLPATVSKRIVRSQREWCERQALPITSAYGGHYFCAAQAVWIDALRNTLPGDRNRRCVALAALIRAASHCAASPGHTAQPFQPTITAIRFLEEAWRRDVVGQTKKELIELATLSAQRVGHAKKIDANLMALQLQAGDLVFIDPPYSGVHYSRFYHVLETIARGERIEVSGVGRYPPERQRPRSRYSVQSESENAFDDLLGAIAKKRAAVIVTFPDHSCSNGLSGDQVKKIAARHFKVRKKSVASHFSTLGGTSDNRGNKAGRNARRPARELILHLTPR